The Acidobacteriota bacterium sequence CCCAGCTCGACGAGATGGATCCGGACCGTGCCCGATTCACGGCGGCATTCGCGTACATCCTTTCCCGTGTGGCGTACGCGGATCGAGAGATCTGCTCCGACGAGTCCTCGGGAATGGAGCGTATGCTGATCGAGCATGCCGGGCTCGATGAACGACAGGCGATCGTCGTCGTGCAGATGGCCAAGACGCAGAACCTCCTGTTCGGTGGAACCGAGAACTTCGTCGTCACTCGTGAGTTCAACCGACTTGCCAACCTGAGTCAGAAACGTGCCCTGCTGCGGAGCCTGTTCGCCATCTCTGCCGCCGACCACGACGTGTCGACCGTCGAGGATCAGACCATCAAGCAGATCAGCGCCGAACTACAACTGGACCGAGCCGAGTTTATCGCGGCTCGGCAAGAATTTCGCGACTACCTGTCGGTTCTTCGGCCTGGCCCCCGGGAGGGCGACGACGTCACTCGAGAGTGAGCGTCGTCGGCTGCCCGGGCGTGGTCGTTGCCTGTCCCTGCCAGCTGGAGTCGCCGGAGCGCACCTGCACCGTCCAGCTGCCGGGTGGTAGCTGACGCAGGCGTCCTCGACCGGAGTACAGCGTCCATTCCGATCTCGGCTGGGCACCCCAGCCGAGGGCTCGATAGGGCTGTCCCCGGCTGTCCGTGATCGTCATCGTCGCCGGAGCCCCGCCGGGCCCCAGTTCGGGGATTACCACTTCCAGTTCGCAGGCCGGTTGAAGGCTGACGGCGGTCGTCGCGCCGGACGATTGGGCCCGTACCCGGGTCGTGGCCGAGCCACCCGCCTGAACGAGCGCATCCCACTCGCCGGGAGGCACCGTCGTCAGACGTACCCGTCCGTTCTCGCCGGTTGCCAGGGTGTCTCGGACGAGCGCGACACCGGACGGTGTCATGACGGCGACGTCGACCTCGGCCGGTGGCCGACCGTTGGGAAGACGGGTCTCGAGCGTCATGCCCTCGGTCGGATCCATCGTCAGCCGAAGGTTCTCGGGGCCGCGCCCCGACTGAACCTGGACCTGTTGTTGCTGGGCGCTGTAGCCCTTCTTGCGTGCGTGTAGCGTCCAGTTGCCGTCCCCGACATCCAGAACTCTGAATTTGCCGTCGATATCGCTGGTCGCGGTGTGGCTGGCGAACGGGGATCGGCCGGCATCGTCCGGAGCCTCGAGCGTCACCGTTACACCAGCGAGCGCACGGCGATCGCCGCCGTCGGTGACACGTCCGACGATCTCACCGCTCGGAACGTTCAGCGTGATTTCGCGATTGGAGGTGACCTCCACCTCTTCGCTGTAACTCAATCCGCTACGGAAGTCCTGAAGTTGGACGCGGTAGACACCGGCCTCGAGGCCGTCGATCGAGAAGCGGCCCTCGGCGTCGGTGGGGCCGTCACCATCCGTGTTGGTCCCCTGTGAGCTGACGTAGATCGAGGCGTTACGAATCGGGACGTCGGACTGCAGCGCCTGCCCCGAGAGTGTCAGGCCGCCGCCGAACACCAGCTCGACCTGCGCCGAGGGTTGTCCCGGTTCGAGCACAACCCGCTCGCGCGCCTGGCGCCCGCTCTGAGAGAGCTTGGCGACGACGTCGTAGGTCCCCGGAGCAAGATGCTCCAGGCGAAACCGACCCTCGTAGTCAACGGCGTTGCCACCGAAACCGCCGAAGCCGGTTCCCTCCGCCCGGACAGAGACCCGTGGTAGGTCCGCTTCGGCGACACCGACGATCCGCCCCTCGATGAGAGCGCCGGCATCCAACACAACCTGAATGCCGTCGATCGGTTGCTCTTCGACCACGATTGTCTGCCCGCCGGGCTCCGGTGCATAACCTTCGGCGCTGACGAACAAACGGTATTCGCCGGACTGAACGCCCGGCAGTTCGAATCGACCGGAGCCGTCGCTCAACGTCTCGGGGCCGCCCCAGAAGCTCCCGAGTGTCGCAAGACGAACGGACGCGTCGGGGATCGGCTTGCCACTGTCGTCGATGACCTCGCCGCGGACGCCCTGCCCACCCTGAAACTCGAGGTCCAGCGTGTTGAGACCGTCTTCCAGCTGGATGTCACGGACGACTCGTGGATAGTCGGGGCTTGTGGCCTCGACGGAGATCGTGCCGGATGTCAGACCCTCGAGACGGTAACTTCCACTTCCATCGACGGGATTCCCCGGCATGAAGCGACGCTCGTCGTCGCTGCCGACCTTCTTGACCTCTGCTCCGATTGCCGGTCGGCCGTCGGGTGTCATGACCTTGCCCTGGAGGATGGCCCCGGGCGTCAGGGTCAACTTGATGTCGAGCAGGTCCTCACCCTTGGGGACTTCGAGGTTGTCTCGCTTGGCCTCCTGAAAACCCGCGGACGAAGACGAGATCGAGACGGTGCCCGGCTCTTCGTTCTCGAACAGGAACTCACCGGCTGAATCGGTGGTCGTGTCCATCATCATCTGCATCATCATGGTGTTGCCACCCATCTGCATCGTTCTCGTTCGCGACAGATTGACCGTTGCGCCGGGGATCGCCTCGTCGTTGTCATCGACGATCTTCCCGCCGATATCCGATGAAGGCTCCAGAGTGATCTCCAGGGGCTCGACCTGTGGAAGCGGGTTGCTGCCGCTCGAATGGGTGATGAACCCGGCCCGCGAGACCGTTAGCGCGGGGCTGGACTTCGGGTTCAGGTCCTCCGCCGAAAACCAGCCGTTGACGTCGGTGATGGCATCGGGTTCCTGTTCTTCGAAGTCACCGGGGCCGCCGATCATCATCCGCATCCCGCCACCTCCGACCGCGATCGTGGCCCCCTCGACGGCGACACCGTCGGAGTCGATCACCCGACCCTGGATCGTCTCGCCGGGTTCGAGGATGAAGTCGCCGACATCGATCTGTTCGCCGGTTTCGAGAACCTCCAGTCCGGGGAGGTCTCGCGAGGCAAAACCGGGTCGCGATGCCTTGAGGTCAAACTTCCCCGTGGGGATCCCGGTCAACTGGAACGATCCCTCGAGGTCCGATTCGGATTCCGCCGCGGTCTTCCCGTCACCGGGCTCCATCACCATCATCGGTCCGCCGCCACCGCGGGTGGCCTTCGCCAGGGAGACGCTTCCGGCATCCAGCGGGATACCGTCCGTGTCCACGAGACGGCCGATCACGGTCGCGCCGGGCTCGAGTGTGATGTCGACCGACGGGGTGGTCTTCCGTGGACGAAGGGTTCCCAACCCGTGGCGGAGCGGCGCGTAGCCCTCGGCGGCGACATCGATCTGCCAGCGTCGTTCCGGATCGATCGGACTCAATCGGTAGCTGCCGTCTTCACGGGTCTTCGTTCGGGCCTTGACCTCCGGCCCACCGATCTCTATCCGGAACGAACCCCCGACGTGCTTTTCTTCCAGGGTTATCTCTGCGCCGGCAACGGCGTCGCCGTCGGCGTTTGTCACGTTGCCCTCGATGGCAGCTGCCGGTTGCAGGACAAGCGTCGGCGGCTGCTGGCCCAACGCGCCGACGGTCAGGTCCGCAGATCGAGAGGGGAGGTAGCCCGGCGCGCCGCCACGGAGGTTGAGGCGGTCTCCGATCGAACAGTCCACGGCAAACGAGCCGTTTCCGTCGGCGACGGTGTACAGGCTCGGGTTTCGTGAGTCCCAGACGATGGCCCCGCCGACACCCCGTCGCGAGTCCGACGCGATGAGCCGACCGGTCGCACGGGAGGCTTCCGGGAAGGCCAGAGTCACAACCTTATCGAACTCCTTGCCGCCCTGGATCGTCTTCGAGACCGTCCGGCCGGCATCGTCGACCAGCGTGACGGACAGTTCGGATGCGTTGGGCACGTTAAGTGACAGCTGCCCGTCTTCATCGGTGACGCCCATCGGATGCGCCCAGCTGCCCACGGACGCCACCATACCCGGACGTGGTTGCCCCTCGGCCGTACGTCCGGCGACGGTGACCGCCTTGCCCGTCGGCACGACGATCCGTGCGGAGGCACCGCTCACACTCTCCAACTCGGCGTAGCGACCCGAGTCGTCGGACGCCGAGAGATTGATTCGTTCGTGAGTGTCGCGGGGAAGACGACAACGACCGCTGTCGTCGGTCGTGCACTCCCTGAGAGGTCGTCTCCAGAGACTCCCGCCAAACCGCGATCGTTCCGGGTGGGCGATGACCCGCGCCGAGGGGACCGCGGTGCCGCCGTCATCGACGATCAGGACCGACAGCGCACGCTCCTGGCGAAGACGCACGTCGGGAAGGTTGATCGGTTCGACCAGTGGCTGAAGCAGGGCTTCACGGCTGACAAAACCGGCTGCGTGGATCTCGACGCCCCACATCCCCGGTGCCGGAGCCTCGAGACGGAACCAGCCGCCCTCATCGCTTCGTGTTCGCGCGGCCGCGTCGTCGCGGTCATCGGTGGACGAGAGGCGGGCCAGGCTCGAGCGGATCGGTCGGAGTTCGACCGAAGCCTCGGCGATGGGTTGGCCATCGCGGTCGGTGACCCGGCCCTGGACGGTGAGGGTCTCCTCGGCCCGGGTGATGCCATCGGACAGGCAGAGAACGCACGCGATGAGCACGACGAGTGCGACGCCGAGCCGCCGGAGCTTTTCCATGTGATTCCCCCGCGTGACCGTCCCTCGGGAGGTCCGCCTGTTGACGATCCTATCCCAACGACGGAGAGCAAGAAACGTTCCCGTCGTGGGCCGCCAAAGCGGGGATTCTCGACGCCATCCGACCCCATTTCGGGTGAGGTGGCCGCAAATCGGATGGTATCGGGTCCCGATTGCCTGATAGCCTTGGAATCATGGAACCACGCGCTTCGTCTTCCCTTGTTCCCGTCCTCTGGGTGGCAGCCCTCGTTATCGGGATCGCCGTCGCCGCGTTCGTGTGGTGGCCGACCGCGCCCCCCGACCAGGCG is a genomic window containing:
- a CDS encoding carboxypeptidase-like regulatory domain-containing protein codes for the protein MEKLRRLGVALVVLIACVLCLSDGITRAEETLTVQGRVTDRDGQPIAEASVELRPIRSSLARLSSTDDRDDAAARTRSDEGGWFRLEAPAPGMWGVEIHAAGFVSREALLQPLVEPINLPDVRLRQERALSVLIVDDGGTAVPSARVIAHPERSRFGGSLWRRPLRECTTDDSGRCRLPRDTHERINLSASDDSGRYAELESVSGASARIVVPTGKAVTVAGRTAEGQPRPGMVASVGSWAHPMGVTDEDGQLSLNVPNASELSVTLVDDAGRTVSKTIQGGKEFDKVVTLAFPEASRATGRLIASDSRRGVGGAIVWDSRNPSLYTVADGNGSFAVDCSIGDRLNLRGGAPGYLPSRSADLTVGALGQQPPTLVLQPAAAIEGNVTNADGDAVAGAEITLEEKHVGGSFRIEIGGPEVKARTKTREDGSYRLSPIDPERRWQIDVAAEGYAPLRHGLGTLRPRKTTPSVDITLEPGATVIGRLVDTDGIPLDAGSVSLAKATRGGGGPMMVMEPGDGKTAAESESDLEGSFQLTGIPTGKFDLKASRPGFASRDLPGLEVLETGEQIDVGDFILEPGETIQGRVIDSDGVAVEGATIAVGGGGMRMMIGGPGDFEEQEPDAITDVNGWFSAEDLNPKSSPALTVSRAGFITHSSGSNPLPQVEPLEITLEPSSDIGGKIVDDNDEAIPGATVNLSRTRTMQMGGNTMMMQMMMDTTTDSAGEFLFENEEPGTVSISSSSAGFQEAKRDNLEVPKGEDLLDIKLTLTPGAILQGKVMTPDGRPAIGAEVKKVGSDDERRFMPGNPVDGSGSYRLEGLTSGTISVEATSPDYPRVVRDIQLEDGLNTLDLEFQGGQGVRGEVIDDSGKPIPDASVRLATLGSFWGGPETLSDGSGRFELPGVQSGEYRLFVSAEGYAPEPGGQTIVVEEQPIDGIQVVLDAGALIEGRIVGVAEADLPRVSVRAEGTGFGGFGGNAVDYEGRFRLEHLAPGTYDVVAKLSQSGRQARERVVLEPGQPSAQVELVFGGGLTLSGQALQSDVPIRNASIYVSSQGTNTDGDGPTDAEGRFSIDGLEAGVYRVQLQDFRSGLSYSEEVEVTSNREITLNVPSGEIVGRVTDGGDRRALAGVTVTLEAPDDAGRSPFASHTATSDIDGKFRVLDVGDGNWTLHARKKGYSAQQQQVQVQSGRGPENLRLTMDPTEGMTLETRLPNGRPPAEVDVAVMTPSGVALVRDTLATGENGRVRLTTVPPGEWDALVQAGGSATTRVRAQSSGATTAVSLQPACELEVVIPELGPGGAPATMTITDSRGQPYRALGWGAQPRSEWTLYSGRGRLRQLPPGSWTVQVRSGDSSWQGQATTTPGQPTTLTLE
- a CDS encoding TerB family tellurite resistance protein, which translates into the protein MSILNFLGLGKSETPDTGPETDSVRKIVAQLDEMDPDRARFTAAFAYILSRVAYADREICSDESSGMERMLIEHAGLDERQAIVVVQMAKTQNLLFGGTENFVVTREFNRLANLSQKRALLRSLFAISAADHDVSTVEDQTIKQISAELQLDRAEFIAARQEFRDYLSVLRPGPREGDDVTRE